The genomic segment AGAGGGTCGGTGGATCCAGAAATGCGGAGGAAGCCAGCACACTGTTCAAAGGCTTTGGGTCCCAGGCGAGGAACTTTGTTCAGTTCTTTTCGGGAGGAGAATCCACCGTTTTCGTTGCGGTAGGCCACGATGTTGTTTGCCAAGGTGGAGGTCACTCCGGCAACTCGGGTAAGAAGTGGTGCGGATGCGGTGTTGAGGTTAACTCCGACTGCGTTTACTGCGTCTTCGACGACACCATCAAGGGTTTTGGCAAGTGCAACCTGGTTGACATCGTGTTGGTACTGGCCGACTCCGATGGCTTTGGGCTCAATCTTGACGAGCTCCGCCAGTGGATCCTGGAGTCGCCTCGCGATAGAAACTGCACCGCGCAGGGAGACGTCCATGTCGGGGAATTCTTCGGCTGCGATCGGTGATGCCGAGTACACAGATGCGCCCGATTCGGAGACCACCACGGGAGTTGGTCGCTTGCCACCTGCGGCTTTGATCATGTCTGCCACTTCGCCGGCGAGTTTTTCCGTTTCCCTCGAGGCGGTTCCGTTGCCAATCGCCATGAGTTCCACACCGTGAGTCGCGCACAGGTTAGCCAGTTCAGATACGGCTTCCTTCCAGCGGTTTTGGGGCTGGTGTGGGTAGACGATCGTGGTGGCAACATCCTTACCGGTGGAATCCACGACAGCTACTTTCACACCGTTGCGGAATCCCGGGTCAAGGCCAATTGTGGAGCGCTGACCAGCGGGAGCTGCAAGGAGAACGTCGCGGAGGTTGGTGGCAAACACATCGAGTGCGCCTTCCTCTGCTTTTTCTTTCAGACGCATGCGCACATCCAATCCGGAGGACACATACAGTTTGGTGCGCCAACCCCAGCGCACAGCCTCAGCCAGCCAGCTAGAAGTCTGGGTGTCCAGGGAGAATCGGTCGGCGATCAAACCTTCGTAGATTGTGTCGTCGCCCGCATCGAGGTTGAGGCTCAGCACACCTTCGTTTTCACCGCGCAGCAGCGCCAAAATTCGGTGAGATGGAAGCTTGTCAAAAGGTTCGGAAAACTCAAAGTAGTCCTTGAACTTTGCGCCTTCCTGCTCCTTGCCCGCCACCACCGATGCTGACATGGAACCCGCGCGATACATTTGCTCACGCACCTCGCCCACCAAATCGGCATCGAGCGCGAAGCGGTCAATCAAAATGGCGCGAGCACCATCCAAAACTTTTTTGGAATCCTCAAAGCCCTCAGTCGTAAATGCAGCTGCCTGCGCTGCGGCGTCGAGGGACGGGGCGTCGATAAGCTTATCGACGAGCCCCTCCAGGCCCGCCTCCCTAGCGATATCAGCCTTCGTCTTGCGCCGTTTTTTGAACGGCAGGTACAGATCCTCCAGGCGAGCCTTGGTGTCGCATCCCAAAATCAGCGAGCGTAAATCATCGGTGAGTTTGCCTTGTTCCTCAATCGCAGCGAGGATGCTTTGTTTGCGATCCTCCAGCTCACGGAGGTAACTGAGGCGTTCTTCCAGGTCACGCAGTTGGGTATCATCGAGTCCCCCAGTGATTTCCTTGCGGTACCTGGCGATGAACGGAACGGTGTTTCCTTCATCCAAGAGCTTGATGGCGGCCTCGACTTGTTCATCTTTAACGCCGAGTTCGAGAGCAATCGTTCGAGAAATTGATGACATTTGGGCAATTCTACCCGGAATGTGTGCTCGACCCCCGAAGGATCACCTGCCCCTGCAAAACCACATCGCCGGTGGGAAGTTCAGGATTTTCAATCAGATCCACCAACAAGCGCACGGCTTCTTTCCCCATTTCCTCATGCGGTGGAACAAACGTGGTGATCCCAGCGCCGACGAAGCTGTACCACTCAGGATCGTCATAACCACCAATCACCACATCGTGGGGAACGCGGACATTCAGGCGAGTAAAAGCACGCATCACCCCAGCCATCAGCCGAGGAGACGCCACAATCAAAGCATCGGGAAGGCCGTTGTTAAACACCACCTGAGCCATCTCTTCGCCAGATTCGACAGAATAGTGGCCAAAATGGAACGTCACCTCAGCCCCATATATCGACGCCGCATGACTAATACCGCGCATTCGTTCCTGCGTGGTGGAAAGTGATTCTTCACCAACCAAAGCAGCAATGTTCATTCCGCTGCCGCCCAGCACCGACTCGGTCAGCTGGAAAAACCCAGCCTCATCATCACACGACACCCGAGGGAAACCAGGACCCAATTCACCACGAGTCAACTGCACCATGGGGATTCCTTCAGGAGCAATTGAGCCGACCACTGGAACGTGGATAATTCCTGCAGCTTGAATCGAAATCAACGATTCCATCACCACGTCCTGCGCCTGCACACTGTTGGCCTCCGCAACCAGCATTTGATAGCCAGCAGCTTTCAGATCCTGCTGAATAGTCTGCAGCGATTCCGAATAATACTCATTGGACAAATCCGGAACAATGACCCCCACCAAGGCACTGCGATGTTCCCGCAACGCCTTGGCCAGCTGATTTGGTACATAGTTCAGCTCTTTAGCCGCCGCCTGAACTTTCTCCCGCGTCTGCGGGGACACATAACCCTTGCCAGATAGGGCCCTCGAGGCTGTGGCGTAACCGACGCCAGCTAACTCAGCCACTTCCTTGAGGCTCGATTTTGCTGACATCTTCACACACCCTTACCTTTTGCCTTTGACTTCGATTACCAGAGTCCGATGACATTCATCCACAAACCACCGATAACCAACCAGATTGTGATCGATACGGCACCAGCAATTGCCGAGGTCCGCCACCACTCACCCACCGTGATGTAGTTCAAACCAAACAATGTTGGCGAAGGACCACCAGAATACTGAGTGAGTGAAGAGAACAAATTGGAGGTGTACGCCAACACCAGGGCCGCCATCAAAGGAGGCGCACCAATCGCAATCGCAGCACCCAGGAAGGCCAAGTACATCGCAGAAATATGTGCCGTTGCCGAGGCGAAGAAATAGTGGCTAAAGAAGTAGATCAAGACCAGCACAACTAGCGCGACAACCCAGTTCATACCACCCAAACTGGAAGCAATCACCTCAGAAATCCACGCGATGAATCCGTACTGCGACAACGCTGTTGCCATCATGTACAGCACCGCGAACCACACCATGGTGTCCCACGCAGTCTTTTCTTGAATGATGTCCTCCCACGTCAATACGTGAGCCAGCAGCAAGATGATGACACCAACAAATGCGGTGGTGGTTGCAGAGATTCCCAAGACCAAATCGCCACCTGTCCAGAGCAGCAGCAACACGACAAAGGTTCCCGACAGCACCTTCTCACCATAAGTAAACCCACCCAATTGCTTGAGTTCATCAGAAGCCATTTTCTTGACCTCAGGGGTGTCCTTCAACTCAGGTGGATAAATCTTGTACACCACCCACGGCACCACAATGAGCGCCACTAAACCAGGCACAATCGCACCCACAGCCCAGTTTGTCCACGTGATATTGACATCCATCTGCGACGCCAAAGAGGCGATCAAGGGGTTTCCTGCCATTGCAGTTAGAAACATCGCGCACGTAATCGCATTTACCTGTCCCACATTCAGCGCCAAGAACGCGCCAGCTCTGCGACGAGTTGGGCCAGGAGTGGAATCATAAGTCAATGCCACCGACTTCATAATCGGAGCCATAATGCCACCACCTCGGGCAGTTGCTGATGGAATCGCAGGAGCCAAGACCAAGTCCGCGAGCGCCAAACCATAGGTCACACCCAGCATTTTTCCGCCGACTTTAGACACGAAGAACAACGCTATTCGACGTCCAAGCCCCGTCTTGATGAATCCACGCGAAATCAGGAACGCCATCACAATCAGCCAAATGGTGCCGTTACTGAAACCAATAAGGCCATACACCGCGCCGGGATCATCAGAAGGCGCAGTCAACGGCACCAAACCAGTCAACACCGCGGCGATCATGCCGATAATTGTCACGGCACCCATTGGCATTGGCTTGAGAATAATCGCCACAATCGTCGCGATGAACAGGCCAAACATCCGCCACGCTTGATCCGTGAGTGCTTCAGGGTGCGGGGCAAACCACATGGCAACCACAATCAACGCTGGAATTCCCAACTTGATTAGAAGATTGCTCCAATGGGACCTGGCAGGTGCATTAACACCTTGGGATTGGTTCTTGATCGGTGTACTCATCGTGCGTAAACTCCTGAACGATTCGAGTTGTTAAAGTTTTGGGTTGTTAAAATTGGGCATTCCAGGCGGCGACAGCTGCATTCACCATGGATTGTGCTTCGCCGACATAGTCTGCAGGCTGCGCAAAATTCTTAGGCAACAGGTCTTCGACCCCATGTTGAACTGCAATTATCGGCAGTACTTCTTCCAGCGTGGTGTGCTCTTCACGAGCCTTTGTGGATGCTTCATAGACCAAGTCATGAGCTTTCTCACGCCCCAGAGCAGGAGCTAGTTGAATCATCTGAGCTTCCGCCATGATCAATCCACCATCAAAAGCCAAGTTCGAGGACATACGATCTGTATCCACTCGCATTCCTTCAGCCACCACAATGGCTTCATCGAGTGCAGCGCCAGCTAGATTGGCCAACGTTGGAATGACAAGCCATTCTCCCTGCCACTCTCCTGCTGCTCGTTCATGTCCCGATTCCTGAAGCCGTGGCAAAGTCGAGGTCAAGGCACCCGCCACCACTGAAATACCAATCATGAGCTCGGAAGAAATCGGGTTGACTTTCTGAGGCATCGTGGAAGATGCACCCCGATGGGAGTTGTAAGGCTCAAAAACTTCTCCGATTTCAGTTCGGGAAAGATCCACGATGTTTCGGCCAAATTTTGCCATCGATCCACACAGCGTTGAGCACACCCATCCGAAGTCCCCAAGCACATCGCGTTCCACATGCCATGACACCACCGGGTCCTTCAGATCCAACAGGCGAGCCATCTCTGCACGAACCGTTGCCGCTTGTTCGCCTTGTGCTGCGTTGTTTCCACCAGCACCAAACAGCGAAATGACTCGCACGCGCTCGAGTGCTTCCTCAAGTCGTTCCCTCTGCCTGCGGATTTGATCCAAAAAGGTAGCGAGGGTTGCTCCAAATGTCGTGGGAATTGCCTGCTGAGCATGGGTGCGTCCCGGCATCACGGTGTCTTTGTGCTCTTCAGCCCGTGCTGCCAGTGCATTCCCCAGACGCACGATCTGTTTATCAAGGGCGTTCAAAGAGGCAGTCATTTGCAACACCAGTCCAGTGTCCATGATGTCTTGGGTCGTGGCGCCGTAGTGGACTCGCCCGTTGGGGCCTTCTGGAAGGTGACTTGCGATTTGTCTTACCAAGCCAAGGATGGGGTAGCCGACATTTTTGGCATCTTCCCACAGCTTCTCGCGGTCAATGTTGGAAAGGACTGCCGCCTGGTTGATCTGTGCAGCATCGTCTTCAGTAATCACGTCATGGCGGGCTTGAGCAGTTGCGAGTGCTCTCTCCGTGGCCAACCAGCTTTCGATTGTGGCATCTGAAGAAAATATTTCTAGTTGAGTGTCATTTCCTGCGTACTGCCAAAGTTGGGAGAATGGGGCTTTGTCAGTGGGATACATTGTGCGCGCTCCTAGCACCTATGGGATTGTGTGGAATCGTTTCCACCTTCCATATGAAATCGTATCCACAAAGGTATGATGATCGCTATTCCTGGAGCCGAAAAGTAGGAAAACTCACACTTGCCCCACGCGGCGTTTTAAGCGCTCAGATTTGAGGAACATACCCGAGGGTCGATCCAGTCGAATTACCCCCCTCAAACGGTCATATAAAACATCATCATTTCCGCATGTAATGGGCGATTTTGACACCTGTGAGATCCCTGATCAAGAATCCGACCAGCTAGCATACCTGAAGCTATAAATCGAACGGATTTTTGCATCAGAACTCAACATTCGTGCAAATTTTCGACCGATTTCGGGTCCCCACCACCCAAATCGGTCGGATTTTTGCATCTCACCATACACCCCGGTGCGGATCCAGCATTTTCGACAGTGCCCCTCCCGAAAAGCATTTCCTCCAGGACGGTGGGCTAACTGACAAAACTTAGAAAACTAACCCCGATGCTGCCACGCGCATGATGCGTTAACGCCAGGTTCGGTCGCACCTTCAAGGGAAGTTCCATACCAGTAGATCCCCTGAGGCAACGCCCCCACCACCTTTTTGGTGAGGTCTTTAAGCTCCAGGTCGGAGGAGCCGTTAATTACTAGGCGGTGGAGCACTTCCACAATTGGTGGGTGGCCCTCTAGCTGGGAGAACTGGGTGACAAGCATGTTGTCGGGTTCGCAGGTGAGGTCAACGATCTGGGAGTGGATTTCAGAGGCTGCGAATCCGGACTCACTCAATTTCGCTGGTAGGTTTTCTAGCACTTTGTCCCATTCGCTGGGGACGATGAGGATGTTGAGGTCGGTTGAAACTTCTCGCATGGTGGTCATATTCCTTTCAACCATTTACTTGGCAAATTGCTTCCGTGCGCGGAAAAACATCAGCGCCAGCAATCCTAAGGTTATCCAAAGCATGTAGCGGTTGACCACGTTAACGATATCGAGGACTTGTTCGCCGAAGGTGTAGCCCAGCCAGATGAACAGTCCGTTGACCGCCAAGACGCAGATGGCGTTCCAGGCCATGATGATCCAGAAGCGGATTTTCACCAGGCCGGCCACCGCGTTGAGGATGGTTCCCGGCACGGGTCCTGGGAGGTAAGCCAGTGGAATGAGGCCGATGATCCAGGCGTAGAGGCGGGTGGATTCGGAGTCGACGGATTTTTTGAACATGCGGTGGAAGCGGGGCATGTATTGGAGGGACATGTCGATAAATTCCATGCCCCAGCGCTTACCCATCAGCCAATAGACGGGCATGAACTTCAGTGCGCCGATCAGGGTGCAGAGCCAGTAGACCCACCAGATGCCGTTTTCTACCGAAGCGTTCGCGCCGCCCACGACTGCACTGGTGTAACCGCCGACGATGAGGGTGTAGGCCAGCGGTTGGGTGAGCATCCAGGCGCGCAGTGGGATCATGCAGAGGGAGAAAATACCCATCGCGATGAGTGCGATGAACAAAATGATGTCGCCACGTTCTGGGTTGCTGAGAAATTTCGGGAGCTCGGGCTCTGGCTTTGGGGGTTGAGGTGTGGTCTCTGTCATTTGTCCAGTCCCAATACTTTGAGGTCGGTGGAATCGAGGAGGGAGGCGTCGATAAGCTCAGGCCTAATTGCCTGGGTGCGTAGGAGCGCCTGATCGCGTCGCCAGCGATCGACCTTGGCGTGGTTGCCCGAGAATAGTACTTCGGGGACGTCAAGTCCGCGCCAGGTGCGCGGCTTTGTGTACGACGGGCCTTCGAGCAGGCCATCGGAGAAGCTGTCTTCTTCGTGGCTACGACGGTTTCCGAGCACGCCAGGGATCAGGCGCACGACGGCTTCCGCGATGACCAGGACTGCCACTTCCCCGCCGATCAGCACATAATCGCCGATCGATACTTCACGCACCCGGTAGCGCTTAGCCGCATCATCGATGACGCGCTGATCAATGCCTTCATAGCGGCCGCAAGCAAACACGATGTGCTTTTCGTTCGACCACGCACGCGCATCCGCCTGCGTAAAAGGCTTGCCCGCTGGCGTGGGCACCAGCAAGAGCGGCAAATCTAGATCCTCATCATCTGCCGCATAAATACGCTTTTCGACGCCACCTAGCTCATCATGACGCGCATTTTTCAAATGTGGCGCCGCCGAGTTCAACTCAGCTCCCACCACATGCCCCGCAGCAACATCATCCAAAGCTGGGCCCCACACCTCTGGCTTCATCACCATGCCAGGGCCACCACCATAAGGGGTATCATCGACAGCTTTATGCCCGCCAGTAGCCCAATTGCGCAGATCATGCACACCGACTTCCAACGTGCCATCTTCAATCGCTTTACCCAACAACGCATGGCGAAGCGGATCCAAGTACTCAGGGAAGATGGTCAACACATCAAGGCGCAAATGGCGGAAATCATTATTTTCGGAGCTAGTCACGGACTTCAATCTACCAAGAGGTCTAGCCTGGAGGAATGAAGCCTCACACACTAATGCGGCAAACACTAACAATCGGTAGCCTGAGCGGGCTCTTGGTACTTAGCGCGTGTACGGACTCAGGATCTTCAACCAGCTCTTCAACGGAAACTTCGGTGGAAACTTCAGTAAGCGGTTCGGTAAGCACTGCTGTGGAAACTCCTATAGAAACTTCCACGATTTCTGAAACTGTCACAACAACCGTGTCCTCCGACCAACCACCGACAGAAAGCACACGGTGTGCCACCGCCGACCTTGAAATATCACTATCAGGGCAACAAGGTGCAGCTGGAAGCACACTTGTCGATGTGAACTTCTCCAACCTGGGGGCAACAGACTGTACCCTCCAGGGGTTTCCTGGCGTGAGCTTAGTTGGTTTAGGCAACGGCACTCAGATCGGTGCACCCGCCTCAAGAGAACAGACCGACTCACCCACGATCACACTTCAACCGGGTGAGAGCACAATCGCAGCTCTTAGGATCTCTCGTGCAGAGAATTACGATCCTGCATTGTGCGCCCCGAAGCCGGCTGATGGGCTACGCGTCTATCCCCCTGGAGACACTGCATCTGCTTTTCTTCATATGGACGGCCTCCAAGGCTGCAGCAATGAAGAAGTCGAGCTGTTATCGGTGAAAGCTGTAGGAGCTTAAAGGTCCAGCAAACCTTCCGGAGGAGTGATCAGGGCAGTTCCCTCTTCCAAATCAACCTCAGGAACAATGGCGTGAACAAAAGGAATCAATGCTTCTTTTCCTGAAGTCAACATAACTTCCAAAATTTCGCCAGCTGGACCGTGCATCACACCAGTGACTTCTCCGATGTCTTCACCGTCATGAATGATGCGAAGACCTTCAAGCTCATGGTCGTAGAAACCATCCTCGTCCGCAGCAGCTTCAAGTGGCGCAGCGAAAAATCGAGTGCCACGCATGGAGTCAGCAGCCGTACGATCAAGCACTTCAGCAAACTTCACCAGGAGTCGACCTTGGTGCATACGAGCTGCATCAATAGTGAGGGTATGCTCTTTTCCCGCTTGCTTGCCCTTTAATACTTCTCCGATAGCGAAGCGGATATCTGGATCATCGGTGCTTAATTCCACGACGACTTCACCCTTGATGCCGTGGGACTTCACGACTTTACCGATTTGCAATTCCTGCTCTGTGCTCATGCTTAGAAAGTTTATGCCACAGTCCTGTCCAGCCCTATTTCACCATAATTAATACAGCTCAAACAGTTTTTATTAAGGTGGTAATACGCCCAAGGAAAAGGAATACTCCAATGACTGTTTTC from the Corynebacterium crudilactis genome contains:
- the trmD gene encoding tRNA (guanosine(37)-N1)-methyltransferase TrmD, whose amino-acid sequence is MKSVTSSENNDFRHLRLDVLTIFPEYLDPLRHALLGKAIEDGTLEVGVHDLRNWATGGHKAVDDTPYGGGPGMVMKPEVWGPALDDVAAGHVVGAELNSAAPHLKNARHDELGGVEKRIYAADDEDLDLPLLLVPTPAGKPFTQADARAWSNEKHIVFACGRYEGIDQRVIDDAAKRYRVREVSIGDYVLIGGEVAVLVIAEAVVRLIPGVLGNRRSHEEDSFSDGLLEGPSYTKPRTWRGLDVPEVLFSGNHAKVDRWRRDQALLRTQAIRPELIDASLLDSTDLKVLGLDK
- a CDS encoding LacI family DNA-binding transcriptional regulator produces the protein MSAKSSLKEVAELAGVGYATASRALSGKGYVSPQTREKVQAAAKELNYVPNQLAKALREHRSALVGVIVPDLSNEYYSESLQTIQQDLKAAGYQMLVAEANSVQAQDVVMESLISIQAAGIIHVPVVGSIAPEGIPMVQLTRGELGPGFPRVSCDDEAGFFQLTESVLGGSGMNIAALVGEESLSTTQERMRGISHAASIYGAEVTFHFGHYSVESGEEMAQVVFNNGLPDALIVASPRLMAGVMRAFTRLNVRVPHDVVIGGYDDPEWYSFVGAGITTFVPPHEEMGKEAVRLLVDLIENPELPTGDVVLQGQVILRGSSTHSG
- the rimM gene encoding ribosome maturation factor RimM (Essential for efficient processing of 16S rRNA), coding for MSTEQELQIGKVVKSHGIKGEVVVELSTDDPDIRFAIGEVLKGKQAGKEHTLTIDAARMHQGRLLVKFAEVLDRTAADSMRGTRFFAAPLEAAADEDGFYDHELEGLRIIHDGEDIGEVTGVMHGPAGEILEVMLTSGKEALIPFVHAIVPEVDLEEGTALITPPEGLLDL
- a CDS encoding DUF4232 domain-containing protein, whose protein sequence is METSVSGSVSTAVETPIETSTISETVTTTVSSDQPPTESTRCATADLEISLSGQQGAAGSTLVDVNFSNLGATDCTLQGFPGVSLVGLGNGTQIGAPASREQTDSPTITLQPGESTIAALRISRAENYDPALCAPKPADGLRVYPPGDTASAFLHMDGLQGCSNEEVELLSVKAVGA
- a CDS encoding anion permease, yielding MSTPIKNQSQGVNAPARSHWSNLLIKLGIPALIVVAMWFAPHPEALTDQAWRMFGLFIATIVAIILKPMPMGAVTIIGMIAAVLTGLVPLTAPSDDPGAVYGLIGFSNGTIWLIVMAFLISRGFIKTGLGRRIALFFVSKVGGKMLGVTYGLALADLVLAPAIPSATARGGGIMAPIMKSVALTYDSTPGPTRRRAGAFLALNVGQVNAITCAMFLTAMAGNPLIASLASQMDVNITWTNWAVGAIVPGLVALIVVPWVVYKIYPPELKDTPEVKKMASDELKQLGGFTYGEKVLSGTFVVLLLLWTGGDLVLGISATTTAFVGVIILLLAHVLTWEDIIQEKTAWDTMVWFAVLYMMATALSQYGFIAWISEVIASSLGGMNWVVALVVLVLIYFFSHYFFASATAHISAMYLAFLGAAIAIGAPPLMAALVLAYTSNLFSSLTQYSGGPSPTLFGLNYITVGEWWRTSAIAGAVSITIWLVIGGLWMNVIGLW
- a CDS encoding Tex family protein, with product MSSISRTIALELGVKDEQVEAAIKLLDEGNTVPFIARYRKEITGGLDDTQLRDLEERLSYLRELEDRKQSILAAIEEQGKLTDDLRSLILGCDTKARLEDLYLPFKKRRKTKADIAREAGLEGLVDKLIDAPSLDAAAQAAAFTTEGFEDSKKVLDGARAILIDRFALDADLVGEVREQMYRAGSMSASVVAGKEQEGAKFKDYFEFSEPFDKLPSHRILALLRGENEGVLSLNLDAGDDTIYEGLIADRFSLDTQTSSWLAEAVRWGWRTKLYVSSGLDVRMRLKEKAEEGALDVFATNLRDVLLAAPAGQRSTIGLDPGFRNGVKVAVVDSTGKDVATTIVYPHQPQNRWKEAVSELANLCATHGVELMAIGNGTASRETEKLAGEVADMIKAAGGKRPTPVVVSESGASVYSASPIAAEEFPDMDVSLRGAVSIARRLQDPLAELVKIEPKAIGVGQYQHDVNQVALAKTLDGVVEDAVNAVGVNLNTASAPLLTRVAGVTSTLANNIVAYRNENGGFSSRKELNKVPRLGPKAFEQCAGFLRISGSTDPLDASAVHPEAYPVVRNIAKATGLDVAGLIGNTAVLAKLKPADFADERFGIPTVTDIIAELDKPGRDPRPEFKTASFKEGVEKISDLTPGMILEGTVTNVAAFGAFVDVGVHQDGLVHVSAMSDKFISNPHEVVRSGEVVKVKVMEVDVDRKRIGLSLRLTDEPGAPALQKRGTRPAKQQRAPQKQSAKPATGSMADALRRAGLGG
- a CDS encoding class-II fumarase/aspartase family protein; translation: MYPTDKAPFSQLWQYAGNDTQLEIFSSDATIESWLATERALATAQARHDVITEDDAAQINQAAVLSNIDREKLWEDAKNVGYPILGLVRQIASHLPEGPNGRVHYGATTQDIMDTGLVLQMTASLNALDKQIVRLGNALAARAEEHKDTVMPGRTHAQQAIPTTFGATLATFLDQIRRQRERLEEALERVRVISLFGAGGNNAAQGEQAATVRAEMARLLDLKDPVVSWHVERDVLGDFGWVCSTLCGSMAKFGRNIVDLSRTEIGEVFEPYNSHRGASSTMPQKVNPISSELMIGISVVAGALTSTLPRLQESGHERAAGEWQGEWLVIPTLANLAGAALDEAIVVAEGMRVDTDRMSSNLAFDGGLIMAEAQMIQLAPALGREKAHDLVYEASTKAREEHTTLEEVLPIIAVQHGVEDLLPKNFAQPADYVGEAQSMVNAAVAAWNAQF